A region of Moorena producens PAL-8-15-08-1 DNA encodes the following proteins:
- a CDS encoding protoporphyrinogen/coproporphyrinogen oxidase produces the protein MITKTFIIGGGITGLSAGIASGLPVFEAVEVPGGICASYYVRPGSRERLPNLPKDGEAYHFEIGGGHWIFGGDPTVLRFIKSLTPVGSYARRCSVYFRNQKLYVPYPIQNHLRFLGSEIIERSLAEMATPQGSFSTMQEWLQVSFGKTLCELFFHPFHDLYTAGLYKKIIPQDAYKSPVNLSLAIRGGLSDVPPVGYNTRFIYPFEGLNTLAQRMAERCDIRYGKRAVRIDVKAKEVFFANGSSESYETLISTLPLNRMVEMTELTIDADPDPYTSVLVLNIGAVRGENCPDDHWLYNPDATSKFHRVAFYSNVDPLFLPKSAREKGDRVSIGVERAYLGGKKPTREEISQYSEAVVKELQSWGFIGEAEVVDPTWIDVAYTWSLPKSDWKQKALHILEQNNIYQVGRYGRWIFQGIADSIRDGFIVGSSFK, from the coding sequence TTGATTACTAAGACATTCATTATCGGTGGCGGAATTACAGGTTTATCAGCAGGTATTGCGTCCGGACTACCTGTCTTTGAAGCCGTTGAGGTTCCCGGTGGTATTTGCGCGTCATACTACGTCCGTCCAGGTAGTCGTGAACGGCTTCCAAATTTGCCTAAAGATGGTGAAGCCTATCACTTTGAAATTGGTGGTGGACATTGGATCTTTGGTGGCGATCCTACTGTTTTACGTTTCATCAAAAGCCTTACTCCAGTGGGCAGCTATGCCAGACGCTGTTCAGTTTATTTCCGAAATCAAAAACTGTATGTTCCCTACCCGATTCAAAATCATCTTCGTTTCTTAGGCTCAGAAATTATTGAAAGGTCTCTGGCTGAGATGGCTACTCCTCAAGGTTCCTTTAGCACCATGCAGGAGTGGCTACAAGTAAGCTTCGGTAAAACCCTTTGTGAACTATTCTTTCATCCATTTCATGATCTCTATACGGCGGGATTATACAAAAAAATCATTCCCCAGGATGCTTATAAGTCTCCTGTAAACCTATCTCTAGCGATTCGAGGTGGACTCAGTGATGTACCGCCCGTTGGATACAACACAAGGTTTATTTATCCATTTGAGGGGCTAAATACACTGGCTCAACGCATGGCAGAACGATGTGATATCCGCTATGGCAAACGGGCAGTTAGAATTGATGTCAAGGCAAAGGAGGTCTTTTTTGCTAATGGTAGTTCTGAATCATATGAAACTCTTATTTCCACACTGCCTTTAAACCGAATGGTGGAAATGACTGAGTTGACTATCGATGCTGACCCCGATCCTTACACCTCGGTTTTAGTGCTTAACATTGGTGCAGTACGGGGTGAAAACTGCCCGGATGACCACTGGTTGTATAATCCTGATGCCACTTCGAAGTTTCATCGAGTCGCTTTCTACAGTAACGTTGATCCCCTTTTCCTACCCAAATCTGCTAGAGAAAAAGGCGATCGCGTCAGCATTGGCGTGGAACGCGCTTACCTGGGAGGCAAAAAGCCAACGAGGGAAGAAATCAGCCAATACTCTGAGGCAGTTGTTAAAGAGTTACAAAGTTGGGGCTTTATCGGTGAAGCAGAAGTTGTTGATCCAACCTGGATTGATGTGGCTTACACCTGGTCATTGCCCAAGTCTGACTGGAAGCAAAAAGCTTTACACATATTAGAACAAAACAATATTTACCAGGTGGGGCGTTATGGTCGTTGGATTTTCCAGGGAATTGCAGACTCTATCCGCGATGGGTTTATTGTTGGATCGAGCTTTAAGTAA
- a CDS encoding glycosyltransferase family 2 protein — MKANGLRKIEYPKIYPVPEGTHRPFWSVMIPTYNCANYLVETLESLLAQDPGPEHMQIEVVDDCSTKDNPEQVVREIGKGRVSFYRQPQNVGLTQNFNTCIRRSNGQVVHILHGDDKVAQGFYERLKLGFDTDDTLGAAFSRHHVINDHGHWLRTSELERQTPGILKNWIEHIALMQRIQFPAIAVKRKVYEAIGGFTPNLSHAADWEMWRRIAVHFPVWFEPKVLAHYRSHSSSHTSQLAMTGDNLKDIHKSIEIAREYLPKSIADPISDKAREYCAFSGINHARYFYDNGCFEVAVAQLHAALACHFSPQVVRASLLLLIKAYLKQLKFLQGSS; from the coding sequence ATGAAAGCAAACGGACTTAGGAAAATTGAATATCCAAAAATTTATCCTGTTCCAGAAGGCACACATCGACCCTTTTGGTCTGTAATGATTCCTACTTACAACTGTGCCAATTATTTGGTTGAGACTCTAGAATCTCTCTTGGCGCAGGATCCTGGACCTGAACATATGCAAATTGAGGTCGTAGATGACTGCTCTACCAAAGACAATCCTGAGCAGGTTGTAAGAGAAATTGGCAAGGGGAGAGTTTCCTTTTATCGCCAGCCTCAAAATGTGGGACTAACTCAAAATTTTAATACTTGTATTCGACGAAGTAACGGACAAGTAGTTCATATCTTACACGGTGACGATAAAGTTGCCCAAGGTTTCTATGAAAGACTCAAGTTGGGATTTGATACAGATGATACATTAGGCGCTGCATTTAGCCGACATCATGTCATTAATGACCATGGACATTGGCTAAGAACATCTGAACTTGAACGTCAAACACCAGGGATTTTGAAAAATTGGATTGAGCATATAGCACTCATGCAAAGAATTCAGTTTCCAGCTATTGCTGTGAAACGAAAGGTTTACGAAGCTATAGGTGGTTTTACTCCTAATTTAAGTCACGCGGCAGATTGGGAAATGTGGAGACGTATTGCAGTTCATTTTCCAGTATGGTTCGAGCCGAAAGTACTAGCCCATTATCGTTCCCATAGCTCCTCTCATACATCTCAGCTGGCAATGACTGGTGATAATCTCAAAGATATCCATAAATCAATTGAAATTGCTAGGGAATATTTGCCTAAATCAATTGCTGATCCTATCTCAGATAAAGCTAGAGAGTATTGTGCTTTCTCTGGCATTAATCATGCTCGATACTTTTATGATAATGGGTGTTTTGAAGTTGCAGTTGCTCAACTCCATGCAGCCTTAGCTTGTCATTTTTCACCGCAAGTTGTCAGAGCATCGCTTCTATTACTGATTAAAGCTTATCTCAAACAATTGAAATTCCTTCAAGGTAGTTCGTGA